A segment of the Nostoc sp. TCL26-01 genome:
GTCATTATTTTATTCTTTCAGGAGAGTAGGAATTTAACTTGAGTCAATACAATAAAACATTACAGAAACAATTATCCATTAACTTGCTAATATCTAGCTATTTGTAGTCAAATAAAAAACAGGATAGAATAAGGATAATATGCCTGCCAAAGACAAATACCACAATATATTTAAACAATCTCTAATTAAAGATGCTGGACAATAACCCATGATCCATTACGGATTCGTCTAGCTCGTGGTAGAAGCTTGTTTGTTGATTTGGGTGCTGAACGATTATTAGCAGCTGAACGGGGAACCGAAAAAATAGCGGTTGAGGTTAAAAGTTTTACTCGTCCTTCCGATATGAAGGATCTCGAAGAAGCGGTTGGTCAATTTGTTTTGTATGCTCGCTTATTAAAACGTTACTATCCTGAACATAAACTATATCTGGCTGTAACTGAACGCATCCGACAAACAGTTTTTGAAGAAGAAGCAGGACAAACTTTAATTGAGGATGGCATTATTTGTTTAGTGAGTTTTAATCCAACAGAAGAGGTGATTGTCAAAAGGATTCAATAATTAGTAACTATCGGGAAATTGTGGAAAAAATCTTGTCAGAATATGCTGATTTTATTGATACAGATCAACAAGTTCAAGTTGAACTGGTGTTTGATAGAGAGCGCGTTGGGCTTTGCCCCGCCGTAGGCATCGCTACTTACTGGTAGAGGCTGGGTGGCAAAATGGTTATCGTATTTACGGCACATTATTGCATATCGATATTATTAACAATAAGCTTTGGTTACAGCATGACGCTACAGAAGAGGGAGTTGCTGATGAATTAGTTGCTGCGGGAATTCCTAAAGAGCATATTGTTTTAGGATTTAGGTCAATAGAAAGTAGGGAAGTAACCGAGTTTGCTATTTCTTAAAACATGATTATTTATGTCATTAAATCATCTGTTGCGGGTATGCCTGGATAGAAGCGATCGCTGAAAATATCTGCTAAGGAATAACAGAATATTTGCGGGAAAGTGGAGAGGGGAAGGTTTGTTTCTCCTGATGCTAAATCTTTGGCGTTTTCATAAGCTTCTGCAAGGGATGTTTCCAAGTGTGATTGCAAGCTAGGATTTTCACTGAGTAATTTAATAATTTCCCGTCGTTGGATGCGAATTGTAGCCAACCAACTACGACTACGTTTTTCAACTTGATATTCCCATTTTAGTAAATGTCCAATTAATATAGTGAGGCGATTTCGCAATTCTTGGCGTTCTTTTCTGCCCAACGATTCTATCTCTTCAATTAAATTTAACAGATCAAGCTGGTTCCATTGATTATGACGCAATAGATTAGCCTGTTCTTGCGTCCAGGCATAAAAGTCAGTTTCATAGAGATTTTGCATCAGGTTTATCTGGTTTGTGGTGTGTGGATGATCACAATTTATAGCAGTTCCTAAGTAAATAATGTACAGAGTTAATAATTTTCAATGCAGCGTACTGTGTTAATTTATCCATTCTACAATCTCCTAATTAAAACGTAACTACACTGCGAATTGACTCACCTCTGTGCATTAAATCGATAGCATGATTAATCTGCTCAACTGGCATAACATGAGTAATTAAATCATCAATATTTATCTTCCCATCCATATACCAATCAACAATTTTTGGCACATCTGTACGCCCTCTCGCGCCGCCAAATGCTGAACCTTTCCACACACGCCCAGTGACTAATTGAAACGGACGAGTACTAATTTCTTGTCCTGCACCAGCCACGCCAATAATCACACTCACACCCCAACCTTTGTGACAGCATTCTAAGGCTTGACGCATGACTTTGACGTTGCCGATACATTCAAAACTGTAATCAGCACCACCCTTAGTTAAATCAACTAAATAAGCGACTAAATCGCCTGCAACTTCCTGGGGATTGACAAAATGTGTCATGCCAAACTTCTCAGCTAGGGCTTTTTTGTTGGGATTAAGATCCACACCCACAATCATATTAGCTCCCACCATCCGCGCCCCTTGAATGACATTTAAACCAATGCCACCTAAACCAAAAACTACGACATTTGCTCCCGGTTCCACCTTGGCTGTATTGATGACTGCACCGATACCTGTTGTCACGCCACAACCGATGTAACAAACCTTGTCAAAAGGGGCATCTTCCCGAATTTTAGCGACGGCAATTTCTGGCAATACAGTATAGTTGGCAAAAGTCGATGTCCCCATATAATGATGAATCATCTCTCCACCAATACTAAAGCGACTACTGCCATCAGGCATAACACCGCGTCCTTGAGTCGCACGAATGGCTTGGCAGAGATTGGTTTTAAAGCTCAAGCAATAGGCACACTGGCGACATTCCGGGGTGTAGAGGGGAATTACATGATCTCCAGGTTTCACACTGGTGACACCCGCACCTACTTCGACTACCACACCTGCACCTTCATGGCCTAAGATGGCAGGGAATAAGCCTTCGGGATCATCTCCAGACAGCGTATAAGCATCGGTATGGCAAACTCCACTGGCTTTAATTTCGACTAAGACTTCTCCAGCTTTAGGCCCTTCAAGCTGGACGGTTTCAATAGTTAACGGTTTACCCGCGCTGTAAGCCACTGCTGCTTTTACTTCCACAAATCAGTTCTCCCTATAAAATTCCTAAGCTTGTGCTGTCAGTATCCTATCTGGAATAGTTGAGAAATTTGCTCTGTATTCGGAAATATAATTTATCTCAAAAGGTAGTTGCCAAAATTTGATGGACTTTTATGTAAACTAACTAAAATTGCATTTTCTGCTGAGATTGGTACATTAGTTACAGGCGGCAAACGTGAAAGATGATATCTGTCTGCCGTATTCAGCGCTAAAATTTTTGTCAACCCTGCAATTATCTCTACTGTTAAAGCTTATGAACCCTGCCCTAACTAAAATTGGCGATCAAATGTCTAACCTGACTGGTGTCCGCGCGATTATGAAGGACATTATCGAAACGTTAAAATCTGGTGGGGGGCAGGATTTAATTAATTTGAGTGCGGGTAATCCGTTGATATTACCAGAGGTAGAGCAGTTGTGGCGGGATTGCACAGCCGAACTCTTGGCTAGTTCAGAATATGGCGAGGTGGTATGCCGTTATGGTTCTAGTCAAGGCTATGCGCCATTAATCGAAGCAGTTGTGAACGATTTT
Coding sequences within it:
- a CDS encoding S-(hydroxymethyl)glutathione dehydrogenase/class III alcohol dehydrogenase, which produces MEVKAAVAYSAGKPLTIETVQLEGPKAGEVLVEIKASGVCHTDAYTLSGDDPEGLFPAILGHEGAGVVVEVGAGVTSVKPGDHVIPLYTPECRQCAYCLSFKTNLCQAIRATQGRGVMPDGSSRFSIGGEMIHHYMGTSTFANYTVLPEIAVAKIREDAPFDKVCYIGCGVTTGIGAVINTAKVEPGANVVVFGLGGIGLNVIQGARMVGANMIVGVDLNPNKKALAEKFGMTHFVNPQEVAGDLVAYLVDLTKGGADYSFECIGNVKVMRQALECCHKGWGVSVIIGVAGAGQEISTRPFQLVTGRVWKGSAFGGARGRTDVPKIVDWYMDGKINIDDLITHVMPVEQINHAIDLMHRGESIRSVVTF
- a CDS encoding XisI protein, which translates into the protein MPRRRHRYLLVEAGWQNGYRIYGTLLHIDIINNKLWLQHDATEEGVADELVAAGIPKEHIVLGFRSIESREVTEFAIS
- a CDS encoding DUF29 domain-containing protein, giving the protein MQNLYETDFYAWTQEQANLLRHNQWNQLDLLNLIEEIESLGRKERQELRNRLTILIGHLLKWEYQVEKRSRSWLATIRIQRREIIKLLSENPSLQSHLETSLAEAYENAKDLASGETNLPLSTFPQIFCYSLADIFSDRFYPGIPATDDLMT
- a CDS encoding element excision factor XisH family protein yields the protein MFVDLGAERLLAAERGTEKIAVEVKSFTRPSDMKDLEEAVGQFVLYARLLKRYYPEHKLYLAVTERIRQTVFEEEAGQTLIEDGIICLVSFNPTEEVIVKRIQ